One part of the Candidatus Zixiibacteriota bacterium genome encodes these proteins:
- a CDS encoding saccharopine dehydrogenase C-terminal domain-containing protein, producing MKIAVVGAGLMGRAAVYDLARNNDVVKIGLFDIDLKVAKAVAKKYGGKKTIVKKLDAGDLKTAFWQFKEYDAVISAVTYKYNPGLASAAIRAKAHFFDLGGNNTIVDQEFKLHAQAKKAGVVVIPDCGLAPGMVSVIAAGDLAKFDKPESLHIRVGGLPQKPRPPLDYQMLFSAEGLINEYYEPVVAIRSGKKVKLAPMTEIEPLSFRGIGKLEAFTTSGGTSTLPKTYGKLLKNLDYKTIRYPGHCEKFKAMMAIGLDSWDKIEVDGVKVAPRSVFKAVLDKNLSFGEPDLTLVRVMTEGKIKGKKRKYISEIIDKEDKKTGLTAMMRCTSFPVTIIAWMACAGHIAKRGVIPQELAVDPAIFRKELGKRGIKLTSRWGK from the coding sequence ATGAAGATTGCTGTTGTCGGGGCGGGATTGATGGGACGAGCGGCAGTTTATGACTTGGCGCGAAATAATGATGTCGTAAAAATCGGACTGTTTGATATTGATTTGAAAGTAGCCAAAGCCGTCGCGAAGAAATATGGCGGCAAAAAAACAATTGTTAAGAAACTCGATGCTGGTGATTTGAAAACTGCCTTCTGGCAGTTCAAAGAATATGACGCGGTGATATCGGCAGTGACATATAAATATAATCCCGGTTTGGCCAGTGCGGCGATTAGGGCTAAAGCTCATTTCTTCGATCTGGGCGGGAATAATACGATTGTAGATCAGGAATTCAAATTGCATGCTCAGGCTAAAAAAGCGGGAGTGGTCGTGATTCCCGATTGCGGGTTGGCACCGGGGATGGTGTCGGTGATCGCGGCGGGGGATTTGGCCAAATTTGACAAGCCGGAATCATTGCATATCAGAGTAGGGGGACTGCCTCAAAAGCCTCGTCCGCCTCTTGATTATCAAATGCTGTTTTCGGCTGAAGGATTGATTAACGAATATTATGAGCCGGTGGTAGCGATTCGAAGCGGGAAAAAAGTAAAACTTGCTCCGATGACCGAAATTGAACCGCTGTCGTTTCGGGGGATAGGCAAACTGGAAGCGTTTACGACTTCGGGAGGAACATCGACGCTTCCGAAGACGTACGGTAAACTTCTCAAAAATCTCGATTACAAAACTATCCGTTATCCGGGACATTGTGAAAAATTCAAAGCGATGATGGCTATCGGTCTGGATAGTTGGGATAAAATAGAGGTTGACGGCGTTAAAGTCGCGCCCCGTTCAGTATTCAAAGCGGTATTGGATAAAAATCTGAGTTTTGGAGAGCCTGACCTGACATTGGTGCGGGTGATGACCGAAGGGAAAATCAAAGGCAAGAAGCGCAAATATATCTCTGAGATAATAGATAAAGAGGATAAGAAGACCGGATTGACGGCGATGATGCGGTGTACGTCGTTTCCGGTGACGATTATCGCGTGGATGGCCTGCGCCGGGCATATTGCCAAACGAGGTGTGATACCTCAGGAATTGGCGGTTGATCCGGCGATATTCAGAAAAGAACTGGGCAAACGGGGAATAAAATTAACGAGCCGGTGGGGGAAGTAG
- a CDS encoding Rrf2 family transcriptional regulator: MQISRKADYALRAVGYLSQLKKGDLASIGRIAQARRVPREFLAKILKELTRSGILVSFQGVTGGYRLARSSKEISFLEVIEAMEGPVRVNLCVDDRHPECTNEKGCEIRPFFLKQQELITRALKRQNFGHFVPKA, encoded by the coding sequence ATGCAAATATCAAGAAAAGCGGATTATGCTTTGCGGGCGGTGGGATATTTATCGCAATTAAAAAAAGGTGATCTGGCATCGATTGGACGCATCGCCCAGGCGCGCAGAGTTCCCCGCGAATTTTTGGCCAAAATACTGAAAGAATTGACCCGATCCGGTATTCTTGTTTCATTTCAAGGCGTAACCGGCGGATACCGACTTGCCCGTTCGTCCAAGGAAATTTCGTTTTTAGAGGTTATTGAGGCGATGGAGGGCCCAGTACGGGTAAATCTGTGCGTGGATGATCGTCACCCCGAATGCACTAATGAAAAGGGCTGTGAAATTCGCCCGTTTTTTCTAAAGCAACAGGAACTGATTACTCGGGCTTTAAAGCGGCAAAATTTTGGCCATTTTGTGCCAAAGGCATAA
- a CDS encoding radical SAM protein encodes MLKGIHFLLTYTCNYECDHCFLYCGPHAEGTFTSCQINEVLDEAKNLGTVEWIYFEGGEPFLYYPLLVEGLRLAGEAGFKKGVVTNCYWATNTDDAELWLKPLLENGIETLNLSDDAFHYGEEKDNSAKKAAEAASKLGLQPTPICIEKPSIKPPAEGKGEPVIGGGALFKGRAVEKLTNGLPTKPPGEFRECTREELIEPKRVHVDSFGNVHVCQGLSIGNMWEKPLSAIIREYDAAAHPICGPLSKGGPAELAQAHGITIEGEFVDECHYCYLVRRKLIDKFPEFLAPRQVYGFTEE; translated from the coding sequence ATGCTTAAAGGAATTCACTTTCTCCTTACGTACACCTGTAATTATGAATGCGATCACTGTTTTTTATATTGTGGGCCACACGCCGAGGGAACTTTTACGTCCTGTCAGATAAACGAGGTGCTTGACGAAGCAAAGAATCTTGGCACGGTGGAGTGGATTTACTTCGAAGGCGGTGAGCCGTTTCTTTATTACCCTCTTTTAGTCGAAGGACTTCGATTGGCTGGTGAAGCTGGCTTTAAAAAAGGCGTCGTTACTAATTGTTACTGGGCAACAAATACCGATGATGCCGAGCTATGGCTAAAGCCACTTTTGGAAAACGGAATTGAGACTTTAAATTTGAGTGATGACGCTTTTCATTATGGAGAAGAAAAAGATAATTCCGCCAAAAAAGCCGCCGAAGCTGCTTCAAAATTAGGATTGCAACCCACTCCAATTTGCATTGAAAAACCGTCCATAAAGCCGCCCGCTGAAGGCAAAGGAGAGCCGGTAATTGGAGGCGGTGCGCTTTTTAAGGGTCGTGCGGTTGAAAAACTGACCAATGGTTTACCGACCAAACCACCCGGCGAATTTCGGGAGTGTACTCGTGAAGAACTTATCGAGCCTAAACGCGTTCACGTGGATTCTTTTGGAAATGTCCATGTATGTCAGGGATTGAGTATTGGTAATATGTGGGAGAAGCCTCTTTCGGCAATAATTAGAGAGTATGACGCCGCGGCGCATCCGATTTGTGGGCCATTGAGCAAGGGTGGCCCGGCGGAACTCGCCCAGGCCCACGGCATAACTATCGAAGGTGAATTTGTGGATGAGTGTCATTATTGTTACCTTGTTCGAAGAAAGCTAATCGATAAGTTCCCGGAATTCCTGGCCCCGCGTCAGGTTTACGGTTTCACTGAGGAATAA
- a CDS encoding 2Fe-2S iron-sulfur cluster-binding protein: protein MMPKVIIDNKEIVADSGESLLDIALDNDIELDHNCGGNCACSTCHVYIIEGMDNLSEISEEEEDMLDTAEGLKLESRLACQSRVQGNVKIAIPPRPQL, encoded by the coding sequence ATGATGCCAAAAGTAATTATCGATAACAAGGAGATCGTAGCCGACTCCGGCGAGAGTCTCCTCGATATCGCTCTCGATAACGATATCGAACTGGACCACAACTGCGGCGGGAATTGCGCCTGCAGCACTTGTCACGTCTATATCATCGAAGGCATGGACAACCTGTCGGAAATCTCGGAAGAAGAGGAAGACATGCTCGATACTGCCGAAGGTCTCAAACTGGAATCACGTTTGGCCTGCCAGTCACGCGTGCAGGGCAATGTCAAAATCGCGATTCCGCCCCGACCGCAATTGTAA
- a CDS encoding Rrf2 family transcriptional regulator, which yields MFSLSKRTEYGLSALTYLSTLDDDQVTNVTEMANNLVLPKELLAKILSELVKAGLAVSYTGVSGGFRLARNADDVSLADIINALEKKPTLIECVPNEEICGRFPICRIRRPMERVNDQMEGILRKTTLSDFTMEHHEV from the coding sequence ATGTTTTCGCTATCAAAAAGGACTGAATACGGGTTGAGCGCCCTGACCTACTTATCTACGCTTGATGACGATCAGGTTACTAACGTCACCGAAATGGCCAATAATCTGGTCCTCCCCAAAGAGCTCCTTGCGAAAATCTTGTCGGAATTGGTAAAGGCCGGATTGGCGGTCTCTTACACGGGAGTATCGGGAGGTTTTCGATTGGCTCGAAACGCCGACGATGTTTCTCTGGCAGACATTATAAATGCTCTTGAAAAAAAACCGACCCTGATTGAATGCGTTCCAAATGAAGAAATTTGCGGTAGGTTCCCCATCTGCCGGATTCGTCGCCCAATGGAACGCGTCAATGACCAAATGGAAGGTATTCTAAGAAAAACCACTCTGTCTGATTTTACGATGGAGCACCATGAAGTTTGA
- a CDS encoding DUF6144 family protein has product MSNDNQGNKGMPRSETRIKFAEEWVKQFFDILDNSLDEETRNKVIMAKGKACYRNWIKKSGQKIKRKTLEEYKTWVEENVTNDSVRIEGNTIYFQYMSAAETGLPSDEGQCLCPFVETLPEGLSDSYCLCSVGYVKEWHELLLGKEVEVELLESVLRGGKRCKFKITVL; this is encoded by the coding sequence ATGAGTAATGATAATCAAGGCAATAAGGGGATGCCCCGTTCGGAAACGAGAATAAAATTCGCCGAGGAATGGGTCAAGCAGTTTTTTGATATTTTGGACAATTCACTGGATGAAGAAACTCGGAATAAGGTCATTATGGCCAAGGGTAAGGCCTGCTATCGGAACTGGATAAAGAAATCGGGCCAGAAGATCAAAAGAAAAACCCTGGAAGAATATAAAACCTGGGTCGAAGAGAACGTGACCAATGATTCGGTTCGAATAGAGGGGAATACGATTTATTTTCAATATATGTCGGCGGCCGAGACGGGATTACCATCTGATGAAGGTCAATGTCTTTGTCCGTTTGTTGAGACATTGCCCGAAGGTTTATCGGATTCTTATTGCTTGTGTTCGGTGGGTTATGTGAAGGAATGGCATGAATTATTATTGGGAAAAGAAGTCGAGGTTGAGCTTTTGGAGTCGGTTCTTCGCGGCGGTAAACGATGTAAATTCAAGATTACGGTTTTATGA
- the dnaK gene encoding molecular chaperone DnaK — protein MTSKEKQAAAIGIDLGTTNSLVSIVRDGQPEILSGEHGDIVPSVINIENDILIIGIPAYDALAENPERTVYSIKRLMGKAASDIEDDLDKLPFEVCADLRGLASVKVAGRVYSPVELSASILRELKKQAEDNLGHEVTKAVITVPAYFDDAQRQATRDAGKIAGLEVMRIINEPTAAALAYGMNKLKKGQVVVYDLGGGTFDISILNVENGIFEVLATAGDTNLGGDDFDNVLIELIKADAEAVNYHMDMDDPYIRAVLKREAENAKKALSNAENFRIALLFENQRFKTSLSRRKFEEKIKLYLDKTLSLCGQALTDAGLTTSDIDEVILVGGSTRIPLIRNEIEKFFNKIPHSDLSPDTAVALGAAIQADILTGGRNDLLLLDVTPLSLGIETMGGVMNVLIPRNGKVPAVATEVFTTYVDGQTAVAINVYQGEREMVADNRPLGRFDLKGIEPQKAGFPRILVSFTLDADGILHVAASNKKTGEKHEITVEPSYGLSREEVNRMVKASFENARDDIEKRLFTELTQESQTVIKAAEKALAIVSDVTTDEREEILDTIDELKEAMQGTNSSILREKLDDLNDATSDLAARIMNQSIGGLLKDKTVGDAKKLAT, from the coding sequence ATGACATCAAAGGAAAAACAAGCAGCCGCCATCGGAATTGACCTGGGCACGACCAATTCACTCGTCTCAATCGTTCGCGACGGTCAACCCGAGATTCTTTCGGGAGAGCATGGAGACATTGTTCCCTCGGTCATCAACATTGAGAACGACATATTAATTATTGGCATACCCGCTTACGATGCTCTGGCCGAAAATCCCGAGCGAACGGTTTATTCCATTAAACGATTAATGGGAAAGGCCGCCTCTGATATTGAAGATGACCTGGATAAACTGCCGTTTGAAGTCTGCGCCGACCTGCGAGGATTGGCTTCGGTTAAAGTCGCAGGTAGAGTTTACTCTCCGGTTGAATTATCCGCTTCAATATTGCGAGAGCTAAAAAAGCAAGCCGAGGACAATCTCGGTCATGAAGTAACCAAAGCGGTCATCACCGTCCCGGCATACTTCGATGATGCCCAGCGTCAGGCGACACGCGACGCCGGAAAGATTGCCGGGCTCGAAGTTATGCGTATAATCAATGAACCGACCGCCGCCGCCCTCGCTTATGGCATGAATAAACTAAAAAAAGGACAAGTGGTCGTTTACGACCTCGGAGGCGGAACTTTTGATATCTCAATCCTCAACGTCGAAAATGGGATTTTCGAAGTCTTGGCGACTGCCGGAGATACCAACCTGGGCGGAGATGATTTTGATAACGTATTGATAGAACTTATCAAAGCCGACGCAGAGGCGGTTAACTATCATATGGATATGGATGATCCTTATATCCGCGCCGTATTAAAAAGAGAAGCTGAAAACGCCAAGAAAGCATTATCTAATGCCGAAAATTTCCGTATAGCGCTGTTATTCGAAAATCAACGATTCAAAACTTCACTATCGCGCCGCAAATTTGAGGAAAAAATAAAACTATATCTGGATAAAACATTAAGCCTCTGTGGGCAGGCCTTAACCGACGCCGGATTGACAACCTCAGATATAGATGAAGTTATTTTAGTTGGCGGTTCAACCCGAATACCGCTTATCAGGAATGAAATCGAAAAATTCTTCAACAAAATTCCCCACAGCGATCTCAGCCCGGATACGGCCGTTGCTCTCGGCGCGGCGATTCAGGCCGATATCTTAACCGGCGGCCGCAACGACTTGCTCCTGCTCGACGTCACGCCTCTCTCGCTTGGAATCGAGACCATGGGGGGCGTCATGAATGTGTTAATCCCCCGCAATGGCAAAGTCCCCGCCGTCGCGACCGAGGTCTTTACAACTTACGTCGATGGTCAAACCGCGGTAGCGATTAACGTCTATCAGGGCGAGCGGGAAATGGTCGCCGACAACAGGCCTCTGGGCAGATTTGACCTCAAAGGCATCGAACCGCAAAAGGCCGGATTCCCTCGCATACTGGTTTCGTTTACCCTCGACGCCGACGGAATTTTACATGTCGCGGCCAGTAATAAAAAAACCGGCGAAAAACATGAAATTACCGTTGAACCGTCATACGGCCTGAGCCGTGAGGAAGTTAATCGCATGGTCAAAGCATCATTCGAAAATGCCCGGGACGATATCGAGAAAAGATTGTTTACAGAGCTGACTCAGGAATCCCAAACCGTAATCAAAGCCGCCGAAAAAGCCCTGGCAATCGTATCTGACGTTACAACTGACGAAAGGGAAGAAATTCTCGATACTATTGACGAATTAAAAGAAGCTATGCAGGGTACAAATTCATCCATCCTGCGAGAAAAACTCGATGATTTAAACGACGCCACCTCGGATTTGGCCGCCCGAATAATGAATCAATCAATCGGAGGCCTACTCAAAGATAAAACCGTAGGTGACGCCAAAAAACTGGCAACATAA
- the iscX gene encoding Fe-S cluster assembly protein IscX has product MTWRDAEDIGYELYETFPDLNPLDVRFTDLHKMVTELSGFDDNPRASDERKLEAIQMAWLEEYQDGK; this is encoded by the coding sequence ATGACCTGGAGAGATGCTGAAGATATAGGGTACGAATTATACGAGACGTTTCCGGATTTGAATCCACTGGATGTGCGCTTCACCGATTTACATAAGATGGTGACTGAGCTTTCCGGATTTGACGATAATCCGCGGGCGTCCGATGAAAGAAAACTGGAAGCTATTCAGATGGCCTGGCTCGAGGAATACCAGGACGGAAAGTAG
- a CDS encoding DUF1961 family protein — MIKRIIIDLVICAQVLICLISCTGENQDFEITPIKNQATISFVVETDKPYYNGYSDSLVKQVLLTLPGLGKCVFIRRYSDVRIQFMWDSTQSHRGFQLTPEELPGPDKYSIVLTWDADAGISNGYFQGIDFRTEDSLNYTPWEILNEATRVELGEGPLRVTDVTVIPRYSTAAEVSNLLQKDLIGSEINVLWQKEFSAPMEVESRKGKLVYTSENDKGGGIEAWIVEGPGIIDTEDDVIYVRSKIPDPPDPSTGHFNFWCREDMPQSFVAEWEFKPVSEYGLAGVFFSATGENGEDIFDPALPVRDGHYPQYHSGAIASYFLFYYTNRKVNRTTDYSTSWLLKANNISSLGKGEMGIHPRRNEFSKVCLIKDNNRIQFSVNGRVTLDFTDPGNERWGPVLNGGKIGFRQMARTVAAYRKFKVWELK; from the coding sequence TTGATCAAACGAATAATAATTGATTTAGTTATATGTGCACAGGTTTTGATTTGCCTGATTAGTTGTACCGGAGAAAATCAGGATTTTGAGATTACTCCGATCAAAAATCAAGCTACTATTAGTTTCGTAGTAGAGACTGACAAGCCCTATTATAACGGTTACTCAGATTCTCTCGTAAAACAAGTATTACTTACTCTGCCGGGTTTGGGGAAATGTGTCTTCATAAGACGTTATTCAGATGTGAGGATTCAATTTATGTGGGACAGTACTCAGTCTCATCGTGGTTTTCAATTAACGCCAGAAGAGTTGCCCGGTCCGGATAAATATTCGATTGTTCTTACCTGGGATGCTGATGCCGGAATATCAAATGGATATTTTCAGGGTATCGATTTCCGTACAGAGGATTCTCTCAATTACACCCCTTGGGAAATTCTGAATGAAGCGACCCGAGTGGAATTGGGCGAAGGGCCATTGCGGGTGACCGATGTGACTGTAATACCAAGGTACTCGACAGCAGCCGAAGTCAGCAATTTATTGCAGAAAGATTTAATTGGTTCCGAGATAAATGTTTTGTGGCAGAAGGAGTTTTCCGCTCCCATGGAGGTTGAGTCTCGCAAAGGGAAATTAGTTTATACTTCGGAGAATGATAAAGGCGGAGGAATCGAGGCTTGGATTGTAGAAGGTCCGGGAATTATAGATACAGAAGATGATGTCATTTATGTTCGCTCCAAAATACCTGATCCTCCCGATCCTTCGACTGGACATTTCAATTTCTGGTGCCGGGAAGATATGCCGCAGAGCTTCGTTGCCGAATGGGAATTTAAACCGGTATCAGAATATGGATTGGCCGGAGTTTTCTTTTCAGCAACAGGAGAAAATGGAGAAGATATTTTTGATCCGGCACTTCCGGTTCGAGACGGGCATTATCCCCAATACCACTCGGGAGCGATAGCGAGTTATTTTTTATTTTATTATACTAATCGAAAGGTAAATCGAACAACCGACTATTCGACTTCATGGTTGCTCAAAGCGAATAATATCTCAAGTTTGGGCAAGGGGGAAATGGGTATCCATCCGAGAAGAAATGAGTTTTCAAAAGTATGTCTCATAAAAGATAATAATCGCATCCAATTTTCGGTAAATGGTCGGGTTACATTGGACTTTACAGATCCCGGTAATGAACGATGGGGCCCTGTATTGAACGGGGGTAAAATAGGATTCAGGCAAATGGCTAGAACGGTAGCGGCATATCGCAAATTTAAGGTGTGGGAATTAAAATAA
- a CDS encoding iron-sulfur cluster assembly accessory protein, whose amino-acid sequence MSEINTEMQDTIQITPAAIAEVKRLISKQKEDSLMLRVGVQGGGCSGLSYAMSFDDKINQYDRVIEINGLKIVIDQKSLIYMGGTTIDFSNELLTGGFQFENPKSLRGCSCGTSFSV is encoded by the coding sequence ATGTCAGAGATTAATACCGAAATGCAGGATACTATTCAGATAACTCCCGCGGCTATTGCCGAAGTTAAAAGACTTATCTCCAAACAAAAAGAAGATAGCTTGATGTTGCGCGTCGGCGTTCAGGGCGGAGGATGCAGCGGCCTGAGCTATGCCATGTCGTTTGATGATAAAATCAATCAGTATGACCGCGTCATTGAAATCAATGGCCTCAAAATTGTTATTGATCAAAAATCGTTAATTTACATGGGCGGCACGACAATTGATTTTTCAAATGAACTTTTGACGGGCGGCTTCCAGTTTGAAAATCCCAAATCCCTTCGGGGTTGTAGTTGCGGAACATCTTTTTCGGTTTAA
- a CDS encoding IscS subfamily cysteine desulfurase, translating to MKTPVYMDYQATTPTDKRVVDAMLPYFSEKFGNAASRNHSFGWEAEKAVEGARATIADAIGAAAREIIFTSGATESNNIVLKGITEMYASRGNHIITAKTEHPAILDTAARLERQGIKVTYLPVDKDGIINLDDLRNAITEKTILISIMAVNNEIGVIQPVEEIGAIAREHNVFFHTDATQALGKIPLDVNVMKIDLMSVSAHKIYGPKGIGVLYVRRKNPRVRCVALVDGGGHERGLRSGTLNVPGIIGFGKAVELAVDEMEREAKRLTGLREKLKHIIMNRLDEVYLNGHPEKRLPGNLNISFAYVEGESLLMEMNDVALSSGSACTSATLDPSHVLMALGVDDELAHSSIRFGLGRSTTEEEVEYVGQKIVQAVTRLREMSPLYEMAKEGIDLKSVAWTEH from the coding sequence ATGAAAACTCCTGTCTATATGGATTATCAGGCGACGACGCCTACCGATAAACGTGTCGTAGATGCCATGTTGCCTTATTTTTCCGAAAAATTCGGAAACGCGGCCAGCCGAAATCATTCGTTTGGCTGGGAAGCGGAGAAGGCTGTCGAAGGCGCTCGAGCGACTATCGCTGATGCGATTGGAGCCGCTGCTCGTGAGATAATCTTCACCAGCGGCGCTACTGAATCTAACAACATTGTTCTCAAGGGAATTACCGAAATGTATGCCTCTCGGGGCAATCATATTATCACGGCAAAAACCGAGCACCCGGCTATTCTTGATACCGCCGCTCGCCTGGAACGCCAGGGAATAAAAGTCACTTATTTGCCGGTTGACAAAGACGGCATCATAAACTTAGACGACTTGAGAAATGCCATAACCGAAAAAACAATACTGATTTCAATTATGGCCGTCAATAATGAGATCGGCGTCATCCAGCCGGTCGAGGAAATTGGCGCTATCGCCCGCGAGCATAATGTCTTTTTCCATACCGACGCCACCCAGGCCCTCGGGAAAATTCCCCTCGACGTCAACGTCATGAAGATTGATTTAATGTCGGTCTCGGCTCACAAAATATATGGTCCCAAAGGCATAGGCGTTCTCTACGTTCGCCGTAAAAATCCCCGTGTCCGCTGTGTCGCGCTGGTTGACGGCGGCGGCCACGAACGCGGTTTGCGTTCGGGTACTCTCAACGTTCCGGGAATTATCGGCTTTGGCAAAGCGGTCGAATTGGCCGTTGATGAAATGGAGCGTGAAGCCAAACGCCTGACCGGCCTTAGAGAAAAATTAAAGCATATCATCATGAACCGGCTTGATGAAGTCTATCTCAATGGTCACCCCGAAAAGCGTCTCCCCGGCAACTTGAATATTTCTTTCGCCTATGTCGAAGGCGAATCGCTTCTCATGGAAATGAATGACGTCGCTTTGTCATCCGGTTCGGCCTGTACATCAGCGACGCTTGACCCGTCCCATGTATTAATGGCCCTCGGAGTCGATGATGAACTGGCCCATAGCTCCATCCGTTTCGGCCTGGGTCGTTCCACGACTGAGGAAGAAGTCGAATATGTCGGTCAAAAAATTGTGCAGGCCGTCACGCGACTGCGGGAGATGTCTCCGCTTTATGAAATGGCCAAAGAAGGTATCGATCTGAAATCGGTCGCATGGACGGAACATTAA
- a CDS encoding DUF2480 family protein, with product MKILEMTQFLDSGIITESGFFDRLEKFDWESYRDERVLVKGCGTTAIPPWAFMAVASRLAEIAKIIKYGNEHSSIPVFRQRRGETRHVNS from the coding sequence ATGAAAATACTGGAAATGACGCAATTTTTAGATAGCGGCATCATAACCGAAAGCGGTTTCTTTGATCGGCTCGAAAAATTCGACTGGGAATCGTATCGCGATGAGCGAGTTCTCGTCAAAGGCTGCGGCACGACCGCCATTCCCCCTTGGGCGTTTATGGCGGTAGCGTCCCGCCTTGCGGAAATAGCCAAAATCATCAAGTACGGCAATGAACATTCATCAATCCCGGTTTTTAGGCAGCGGCGTGGGGAGACTCGGCATGTCAACTCCTGA
- the hscB gene encoding Fe-S protein assembly co-chaperone HscB, which yields MSTPENISSIPIDDVHHLCWSCKEEVGPGPFCKHCVKIQCVDDLSDYFRLFNLEKSYSINEELLKKRFYDLSRQFHPDFYSIRSEAEKSIARDNTAYLNTALKVLMDPIKRADYLLSIMVGNTPGNPTPPRELLDEILEIGEILLGESLNENQRSQLMETLKRFRELKNKLVQSLHPLFDRLLQNETKVADQIESSLNNIKYLRTIIGRIEAALNHMENRK from the coding sequence ATGTCAACTCCTGAAAACATTTCATCCATACCGATTGATGATGTGCATCATCTTTGCTGGTCATGCAAAGAAGAAGTCGGCCCGGGACCGTTTTGCAAACATTGCGTAAAAATCCAGTGTGTCGATGATCTTAGCGATTATTTCAGGCTTTTCAATCTTGAGAAATCGTATTCTATCAATGAAGAGCTTTTGAAAAAACGATTTTACGATCTTTCCCGGCAATTCCATCCCGATTTTTATTCAATCCGGTCTGAAGCGGAAAAGTCCATTGCCCGCGATAACACCGCTTATCTGAATACGGCTCTCAAAGTCCTAATGGATCCGATTAAAAGAGCCGACTACCTTCTTTCGATTATGGTCGGTAACACACCCGGCAACCCGACTCCTCCACGGGAATTACTTGATGAGATTCTCGAGATTGGCGAGATTCTTCTGGGTGAAAGCCTTAATGAAAACCAAAGAAGTCAATTGATGGAAACATTGAAACGCTTTCGGGAGTTAAAAAATAAGCTCGTTCAATCGCTTCATCCGCTTTTCGACCGGCTCCTGCAAAACGAAACTAAAGTCGCCGATCAAATTGAATCTTCGCTGAACAATATCAAATATCTCAGAACGATTATCGGGCGCATCGAAGCGGCATTGAATCATATGGAGAATCGCAAATGA
- the iscU gene encoding Fe-S cluster assembly scaffold IscU — MAYSEKVIDHFKNPRNMGSLDKNDSRVGTGIVGAPECGDVMKLQLKINEDNIIEDAKFKTFGCGSAIASSSLATEWVKGKSVNEAMKIKNTDIVNELSLPPVKIHCSVLAEDALKAALTDYMEKTEKGNKEETEKSLQDERAA; from the coding sequence ATGGCTTACTCTGAAAAAGTAATCGACCACTTCAAGAATCCCCGCAATATGGGATCTCTTGATAAAAACGACTCCCGGGTCGGAACCGGCATCGTCGGTGCTCCCGAATGCGGTGACGTCATGAAATTGCAGTTAAAGATTAATGAAGATAACATCATTGAAGACGCCAAATTTAAAACCTTTGGCTGCGGTTCGGCAATCGCTTCATCATCCCTGGCGACTGAATGGGTCAAGGGAAAATCAGTTAATGAAGCTATGAAAATAAAAAACACCGATATCGTCAACGAACTATCTCTTCCCCCGGTCAAAATCCATTGCTCGGTTCTGGCCGAAGACGCTCTTAAAGCGGCCTTAACCGACTATATGGAGAAAACTGAGAAAGGGAATAAAGAAGAAACGGAAAAGAGCTTGCAGGATGAAAGGGCGGCATAA